A window of Nonomuraea angiospora genomic DNA:
ACGCGCTCGGCGAGCCGGACGACCGGGTCCTGTTCTTCATCGACGTCGTCGTCGGAACCCTGCTCCACCGGATGGGCATGACCGGCGAGCCGATGGTGGACGCCGACGTCGCCGCGCTGACCGAGATGGTCCTGTCGCACTTCGCCGACGACCCGGCCTGACCACCGCTCGGGCGTGACGACGCATCACGCCCCGCCCTGGCGCTGACGATCGGGCGGGCCCGTGCGTCGAGGGTCAGGCCGGGGGTCCGCTGCCCCTGCAGCTGGTGAAGGACCAGTTCGACCAGCTCTACGCGGACTCGGCGGGGAGCGGGCGGGTCATGGCGCTGGCGCTGCACCCGTTCGTGATCGGGCAGGTTCTGTGCCAGGTATCTGGACCCAGGCGCTGGAGTACATCGCCGAGCATCCCGGCGTGGTCCGCGGTGACCGGGATCATCCAGAGGCCGGCCGCACGCGCGCACCTACGGGGTGAACCCGTTCGATCCGCAGGCTGGGGTCGTGGACCTGACCGCGATCCTGCCGACGTACGAGTTCGGGCCGAGCGGCGGCCTGGTGTCGACGCCGGAGGACCTGAACCGGTTCTGGCGGCGGGCACCGCTGGCCGCGATGAGGCGCTCGACCGTGCCGATCAGCGCGGAGGGCTGGCCCGCGGGCGCCAGGTACGGCTTCGGCGTGGCGCGGTCGCGCGCCGCGCAGCCGCATCGGTCAGGGGAAGCGGATGGTCACGGTCAGCCCGCCGCAGGGGCGCGGGGCGGCCGACAGGTCGGCGCCGTGCGTTTCGGCGACGGCTCGCACGATCGCCAGGCCCAGGCCGTGGCCGCCGGCGGAGTGCGTGCGCGCGGCGCCGAGCCGCTGGAACGGCTGGAACAGGCGATCCAGGTCCTCCACCGGCACGGCCGGGCCGGTGTTGCTGATCGCCAGTCCGGCCGGACCGGTGGCCAGCGTGACGCTCCCGCCGGGAACGTTGTGACGCAGGGCGTTGTCGACCAGGTTGCCGATCATGCTGGCGAGGAGGTCCGGGTCACCGCTCACCGGCGCGGGATCCAGCGCCGCGTGGACGGCGAGGTCCGTCGGGCGGTCGAGCAGGACCTGCCGGGTGAGCCCGGCCAGGTCGACCACCTCCCGCCGGTCGAGACCGCGCTGCCCCTCGGCGAGGCTGAGGAGGGCGTCGATCAGCCGCTCCTGCCGTACGCCGAGGTCGAGGACCTCCTCGCACGCGGCCCGCAGGCCGGCGGCGGTCGCGCCGGGATCGGCGAGGGCGACCTGCAGGACGGCCCGCTGCCCGGCCAACGGGGTCCGCAGCTCGTGCGAGGCGTTGGCCACGAAGCAGCGCTGCGCCGCGAAGGCCGCGTCGAGCCGCGCGAACAGGTCGTCGAGCGTGCGGGCCAGCCGGGTCAGCTCGTCGTCGGGACCCCGCAGGCCGAGCCGCCGGTTCAGGTTCGTTGCCGAGATCTCCGCGGCGGTCACGGTCATGGCGCGCAGCGGGCGCAGGAAGCGCCCGGCCAGCCACCACGCGGCCACCACGGAGAGGACCACCACGACCGCGGCGGTGCCAGCGAGCGCGGCGTCGACCTGCTGGGCGGTCGTGTCGGGCGGCGGTACGGCGTCGCCCGCCCGCAGCCGGTGCTGGTCCCTGCCGAACAGGAACCCGGCCAGCAGCAGCATCGGAACCGCCACGGCCAGCACCAGCCCCGCGTACAGCGCCGTGAGCTGGACCCGCAGGGAGGGCCGGGTCATTGCGGGAGCCCGATCCGGTAGCCGCCCTCGCGGACGGTCTCGATCACCGGTGGGTCGCCGAGCTTGATCCGCAACCGGCGCACCGTCGTCTTGACGGCCGTGGTGAACGGGTCCGCCTGCTCGTCCCAGACCCGCTCGAGCAGTTCCTCCGCCGAGACGACCCGGCCGCCCGCGGCGAGCAGGCAGCGCAGCAGCGCGAACTCCTTCGCCGTCAGTTCCAGCGGCTGTCCCCCGCGCGCGGCCGTACGCCGCCCCGGGTCCAGTGTGAGCTCCCCCACCCGCAGCACCGGCGGTACGGCAGGCGCCGAGCGACGCCCGAGCGCGTGCACCCGCGCGACCAGCTCGGCGAAGTCGAACGGCTTGGGCAGGTAGTCGTCTGCCCCCAGCCCCAACCCCTCGACCCGGTCCCGCACCGTGCTCGCCGCGGTGAGCATCAGCACCCGCGACCCGGACCCGCCCGCGGCGATTTCCCGGCACACGTCGTCGCCGTGGGTGCCGGGCAGGTCGCGGTCGAGCACCACCACGTCGTAGCGGACCTCGGCCAGGTGGGCCAGCGCGTCGTCGCCGTCCAGCACCACGTCGACCGCCATGCCCTCGCGCCGTAACCCGGTGCCGATCGACCGGGCCAGCACTTCGAAGTCCTCGACCACCAGAACGCGCATGCCGTTCACGATGCCAGGGATCCGGTGTCACCGGGGTGACACCCGGCCTGCCGTACAACCGGGGCCATGACAGATCCACGATGGACACGGCGCAGGCTGCTGGCCGTGACAGGGGCCGGCGCGGCGCTCGGCGGGTTGCTGCCCGCCGGGCGGGCGGGGGAGAGCAGCGTGCCGGCCAGGGCCACGGACTTCGCCCGCGCGGTGCTCGCGGGCTTCGACCGCCACCGGCTCGTGGCGCTCGGCGAGGCGCACGGCCAGCAGGAGCACGGCGACGCGCTGCAGCTCCTGCTCGCCGACCCGCGGCTGCCGGAGGTGGTCGACGACGTCGTCGTCGAGTTCGGCAACGCGCGCTACCAGCCGGTCGTCGACCGGTTCGTCGCCGGCGGGGCGGTCGACGATGCGGTGCTGCGGCAGGTGTGGCGCGACACCACGCAGTCGCCCGCGGGCACCGGCGACCAGCCGATCAGGGAGCAGTTCTTCCGCACGGTCCGCGCCGTCAACTGGACGCTGCCCCCGCAACGGCGGATCCGCGTGCTGCTCGGGGACCCGCCGATCGACTGGTCGAAGATCAGCACTCAGGCGCAGGTGGACACGTTCCTCGAGCAGCGCGACGCGCACGTCGCCGCCCTGGTCGAGCGGGAGGTGCTCTCCAAGGGACGCCGGGCGCTGATCTGCTACGGCAGCGGGCACGTCCTGCACGCCAGCGCGGACCACGCGGTCTCGCTGATCGAGGAGCACACCGGCCGCCGCGTCCACGTCATCGTCTCCGGCACCCATCCCCGCCTGGCGGGACAGCCCCGGCGCACGGTGATCCCGTGCGCGGGCACCTGGCTGGCTTCGGTCGACGCCGGGCAGTTCATGGACGCGCCGCCGCTGTGCGGGACGCCGCTGGGCAAGGCCGCCGACGCGGTTCTGTACCTCGGCCAACGGGCGGAACTGACGCGGTCGCTGTGGAACCCGGCGATCTTCCTCGACCCGGTGTACTGGGCGGAACTGCAGCGGCGCAACGCCATCAACGGCAACCACCTGGACCTGGAGCAGTACCGGCAGCCGCAGCCGATCGGCTGGTCCACGGGCTCGCCCGGTCACTGCGGTTAAGGTTGAAACGAATCCGTCTTTATAGACACATGCCATCCGCATTCAGCGCCGAGGAGAGGGCGCGCATCACCGGCCTGCTCCTGGACAACGACCGTAGACTCCAAGGAGGCGCTCTACCTGAAGCCGTGCACGCCGGCGATCCCGCACCGACGACGTGGCCCGCGAGCTGGCCGAAGGCCCTCAGGTGGCGCTGCTGGTGGTGCCGACTTGGAGCGCCACGGCGGCGACATCCCCGCGGCGCTGGCGGCGCGGGAGGCGGGGCTGCGTCCACGCTTCCACCGGTTCTCGCACCACGTAGTTGCGCGGTGGCCGGCCTCGGGGCGCCCAGGTGAAGGAGATGGGGCGGCCGAGCGGGAACGTGGGTTCGTCTGCCATGAAGCGTTCGAGCGGGCCGCCGGCCGTTGGTTCGGCAGCCCGACAGCGGGTCAGGACTCCAGGAAGTGCAGCACGGCCAGCACGCGGCGGCTGTAGCCGGTCGTGTGCGACAGCCTCAGCTTGTCGAACAGCGAGTTCACGTGCTTCTCCACCGCGCTCTGCGACACGTGCAGGGCCTGGGCGATGGAGGCGTTGGTCAGGCCCTGCGCCATCCGTTCCAGCACCTCGCGCTCCCGCGCCGTCAGCCGGGCCAGGGGGTCCACCTGCGTCGTACGGGCCAGCAGCTGGCGCACCACCTCCGGGTCGAAGGCCGCCCCGCCCGCGCCCACCCGCTCCAGCGCGTCCAGGAAGTCGCCGACCTGCGCCACCCGGTCCTTGAGCAGGTAGCCGACGCCCTCGACGTCGGCGCTCATCAGCTCGGTGGCGTAGCGCTTCTCCACGTACTGCGACAGCACCAGCACCTTCACGGCAGGCCAGCGCCGCCGGATCTCCAGCGCCGCCCGCAGGCCCTCGTCGGTGTGGGTCGGCGGCATGCGGACGTCCACGACCACGATGTCCGGCCGGTGCTCGGCCACCGCGGTGACCAGCGCGTCGCCGTCGCTGACCGCGGCCGGCACCTCGTGGCCCTCCTCCAGCAGCAGCCGCACGAGGCCCTCGCGCAGCAGCGTGGAGTCCTCGGCCAGGATCACCCGCACGGCAGCACCGCCGTGATCGTGGTCGGCCCGCCGGTCGGGCTGCTCACCTCGAAGCCGCCGTCCAGCGCCGCCACCCGCCTGGCCAGCCCCGACAGGCCGCCGCCCGCCGCCTGCGCGCCGCCCGCGCCGTCGTCTCGCACCCGTACGAGCACCGCGGCGTCCTCCTCGTGCACCTCGACCGTGATGAGCGTGGCGCCGGCGTGCTTGGCGGCGTTGGTGACGGCCTCGCACACCACGAAGTACGCCGCCGTCTCCACCGCCCTGGGCGGCCGACGCCGCAGGTCGCAGGCTACCTTGACCGGAACGCTCGACCGTTCGGCCACCCCTGCCAGCGCCTCGCCCAGGCCCAGGGCGTCCAGGCCGCTGGGATAGACCCGCCAGGCCACCTCGCGCAGCTCGGCCAGCGCCTGCTGCGCCTCCTGGTGCGCCTGCTCCAGCAGCTCCGGCCGGCCCCGCCTGGCCCGTCCGACCAGCATCGACAGCGCCACCAGCCGCTGCTGCAGCCCGTCGTGCAGGTCGCGCTCGATCCGGCGGCGTTCGGAGTCCACGGCGGCCACGATGCCGGCGCGGCTCTCGGCCAGTTCGGCGATCCTGCGTTCGAGGGCCTGGGTCGGGTCGGGGGCGAGCATGCGCACCGCCAGCCGCCGTTCCAGCGCGTGCACGCCCACCAAGCCCGACAGGGCCAGGAACAGCAGGACGGTCCCGCCGACCACGAGGTAGGTGACCAGCGGGAGCGAGGGCGCCATCCCGTCGAACCGCTCGCCGCGCGCCCAGGCGGTGAGGAGGAGGACGTAGGCGCGGGCCCCGTACACGAGCAACGTGATCACCAGCCCGCCCAGCACCCCCACCGGGACGCGGGCGGCCAGGTAGGGCACGGGCCTGCCGTCCTGGAGGGCGTCGGGGTCCAGGCGCAGGCGGCGTGCCTCGAGGCGGGCCAGCCGGCGGGCCGCGGCGGTGACGTTCGGATTGCCCAGCAGCGGCAGCGCAAGCAGCAGGAAGACCAGCTCGGCCAGCGCGGTGACTGCGCCCAGCGTCACCGCGCCCAGCAGTCGCAGCCCCTCAGCGGCGACTCGCATGCCTGCCCTTGCGCCGCTCGGTCAGCCGTACGGCGACGAACACCACGATCGCCAGGACCACCAGCCCGAGCACCACCTTGGAGCCGATGCCGACGTACGCCTCCACCAGCGACCAGTTCTCGCCCAGCAGGTAGCCTGCCATCACGAAGATGGTGTTCCAGATCAGGCTGCCGGTGGCCGTCAGGAGCGTGAACGGCACCAGCGGCATCCGCTCGACGCCCGCCGGCACGGAGATGAGGCTGCGGAAGAGGGGGATCATCCGCCCGAAGAACACCGTCTTGCGGCCGTGCTTGAGGAACCACGCCTCGGTCTTCTCGATGTCGGACGTCTTGACCAGCGGAAGCTTGGCGGCGATGGCCAGCGTGCGCTCGCGGCCCAGCAGCGCCCCCACCCAGTACAGCGCCAGGGCCCCGATCACGGAGCCGAGTGTCGTGCACACCAGCACGTCCAGCAGGTCCATCTCGCCTCTGGACGCGGTGAAGCCGGCCAGCGGCAGGATCACCTCGCTGGGCAGGGGAGGGAAGAGGTTCTCCAGCGCGATCGCGAGCCCGGCCCCGGGCGCGCCGAGAGTCTCCATCAGTCCAACCAGCCAATCAGTCATAGGGACAAGCCTAGGCATGATCGGATATGCCGGGGTATGAGGCGGACTTCTGATCGCGGGGTGCGGTAAACCCCACCCCTACGTACCGTACACTGTACGGCCGTGAGCTTCTCCACGGATCTGGCCCAGCACGCGGCAGTCTTCCAACCCGGCGACCCACCCAGGTCCGGATATATCACCTTCCTCGACCCGGGCGGGCCGTCCGCGGTGACGGTGGCCGAGGAGCACGACGGCGCGGTCCGCACGCGCGAGCTCGCGGCCACCCTCGTCCCGGTGGGAGAGGCCGTGGCGGGGCTGGCCCGGGCACGCATGGACCCGCGGGCCCACCCGGCGACGCGCTTCTGGGGAGCGGCCGCCCTGGTGGCGCTCCAGCTGGTCACCCGGGGCCGCATCCTGCCGGGGGTGTCGGCGGGGGAGCACGACTCGTGGCGCGCGGGCCCGCTCGACGCCGCCGACATCCAGCGCGTACGCGAGCTGGCCGCCGCCATGCCCGCCGCGGCCCGCGCCGTCCCCCTGCGACCCGGGCAGCAAGGGGATCCGTGGCTGCCGGAGGCGGAGCCGCTCGTGCGCGCGTTCCTCGACGCCGTCGCCGACGCCATGCCGCGCTCGCCCGGCGCCGTACGGGCCACCGGCGCCACCGCCTTCGCCGCCGCCAAGCCCGTCAAGGTGCCGCACCTGCGCCCCTGGGCCGAGGAGGTCGCGGCCGGCCTCGACTCGGGCGTACGGCTGTCGCTGCGCCTGGAGGCCGAGGACCTGGCCGCCGCCGAATTCCGCGCGATCGTGCAGCTGCACAGCCTGGCCGACCCCTCCCTCGTCGTCGACGCGGCCGACCTGTGGCAGGGCCGCGACGCGGGGTTCGGGCCGCGCGCCAGGATCGAGGCCACGATGGCCGTGCGCCGGGCCGCCCGCACCTGGCCGCGCCTGGAACGCCTGCTCGACAGCGCCGTCCCCGACGAGCTCGCGCTCACCGACGGCGACGTCGAGCAACTGCTCGCCGGCGCCGCCGAACGCCTGGCCGCCGCCGGCGTCGAGGTGCACTGGCCCAAGGCCCTGGTGCGCGGCCTGAGCGCGCGGGCCGTCATCGGCGAGCGCGACGCCAGGCCGTCCGACCTGCCGTCGTTCCTCGGCGGGCAGCACCTGACCAGCTTCAACTGGCAGCTCGCGCTCGGCGGCGAGCGCCTGAGCGCGGCCGAGATGGACCGGCTCGCCGAGGCCCACCGCCCGGTGGTGCGGCTGCGCGACCAGTGGGTCCTCATCGACCCCGACCTGGCCCGCAAGGCCCGCCAGCGCGACCTCAAGCCCCTGACCGGCATCGAGGCGCTGGGCGCGGCCCTGACCGGCTCGGTCGAGGTCGAGGGCGAGCAGGTCGCCGTGGAGCCCACCGCCTGGCTGAGCGAGCTGCGCGAACGCCTGGCCGAACCCGCCGACGCCGGCCCTCCGGAAGGGCTGGCGGCGACCCTGCGCGACTACCAGCTGGCCGGGCTGCGCTGGCTGGCCCGGATGACCTCGCTCGGGCTGGGCGGCTGCCTGGCCGACGACATGGGCCTGGGCAAGACGATCACGCTGATCGCCCTGCACCTGCACCGCGCCGGCGACGCCGCCGGGCCCACGCTCGTGGTCTGCCCGGCCTCGCTGCTGGGCAACTGGGAGCGGGAGATCACCAAGTTCGCGCCGGGCGTGCCGGTGCGCCGCTTCCACGGGGCGCAGCGCACGCTGCCCGATGAGGGGTTCGTGCTGACCACGTACGGCACCATGCGCCTGGACGTGGCCCGCCTGGGCGCGCACCCGTGGGGGCTGGTGGTGGCCGACGAGGCCCAGCACGTCAAGAACCCCGCCTCCGGGACCGCCAAGGCCCTGCGCGAGATCCCGGCCGCGGCGCGCGTCGCGCTGACCGGCACCCCCGTGGAGAACAACCTGTCGGAGCTGTGGGCCATCCTCGACTGGACCACGCCGGGGCTGCTGGGCCCGCTGGGCAGGTTCAGGGCGCGGTGGGCCAAACCGGTCGAGTCCGGCGACAACGAGACGGCCGAACGCCTGTCGCGGCTGGTGGGCCCGTTCCTGCTGCGGCGCCGTAAGAGCGATCCCGGCATCGCGCCGGAGCTGCCGCCCAAGACCGAGACCGACCGACCGGTCGCGCTCACCACCGAGCAGGCCGGCCTGTACGAGGCCGTCGTCCGCGAGAGCATGGCCCAGATCGCCGAGGCCGGCGGCATGGCCAGGCGCGGCCTGATCGTCAAGCTGCTGACGGGCCTCAAGCAGATCTGCAACCACCCCGCCCACTACCTGCACGAGGCCGCGCCGCGCCTGGCCGGCCGCTCGGGCAAGCTGGAGCTGCTGGACGAGCTGGTCGACACCATCGTGGCCGAGGACGGCGCGGTGCTGGTCTTCACCCAGTACGTCGCCATGGCCCGCCTGCTGGAGCGGCACCTGACCGCCAGGGGCGTGGCCAGCCAGCTGCTGCACGGCGGCACCCCGGTCGCCCGCCGCGAGGAGATGGTCGAGCGCTTCCAGGACGGCCGCGCGCCGGTGTTCCTGCTGTCGCTCAAGGCCGCCGGCACCGGCCTGAACCTCACCCGCGCCGACCACGTCATCCACTACGACCGCTGGTGGAACCCCGCCGTCGAGGACCAGGCCACCGACCGTGCCTACCGCATCGGCCAGACCCGGCCCGTCCAGGTGCACCGGCTGATCGCCGAGGGCACGATCGAGGACCGCATCGCCGAGATGCTCGGCGCCAAACGCGCGCTGGCCGAGGCCGTGCTGACCTCCGGCGAAGCCGCCCTGACCGAGCTGACCGACGCCGAACTCGCCGCACTCGTGGAGCTCAGATGACCGCCGCCCGCGGCTTCGCCGCCTTCCCCCCGCAACGCGCCGGAGCCCGTTTCGCCACCTCCTGGTGGGGGCGGGCCTGGGTCAAGGCCATGGAGGACACCTCGCTGGACCAGGGGCTGCTGCGCAAGGGCCGCGCCTACGCCAAGACCGGCCAGGTCGGCCCCATCACCGTCAGCCCCGGCCGCATCGCCGCCGTGACCGAGAGCGAGTACGACACCGTCGTACGCGTCGAGCAGCTCACCGAGGCCGCCTGGGAACGTTTCCTCGACCAGGTGGCCGCCAAGAGCGGCCACATCGCGGCCCTGCTCGACCGCGACATGCCGCACGACCTGGTGGCGGCCGCCGAGGACGCCGCCGTGCCGCTGCTGCCGGCCGTCGGGGACCTGGAGCCGGAGTGCTCCTGCCCGGACTGGGGGCATCCGTGCAAGCACGCGGCCGCCCTGTGCTACCAGGCGTCGTGGCTGCTGGACGCGGACCCGTTCGTGCTGCTGCTGATGCGCGGGCGCGGCGAGCGGGAGCTGCTGGAGGCGCTGCAGGGGCGCGCGGCCCCGCCCGCGCCGGACCCGGCGCCGGCCGCGGCCATGGGGGTGCCGGCGGCGGAGGCGTTCGCGGCGGGCGTGCCCGCGCTGCCCGAGCCCCCGCCGGTCGAGGTCGCCTTCGCCCCGCCCGTGCTGGACCCGGCGCCGGGCGTGGACGTGGCCGCCCTGACGGTGCTCATCGCCTCGGCCGCCTGGCGGGCGCGCGAGGCGCTGCTCCACGGGCGGCTGCCGGAGCTGTCCGAACACCAGGACCGCGTCCGCCTGGCCGCCGAGCACGACCTGGACCTCGGGCTGGAGGCGGCAGTGCGGGCCTGGCGGTACGGCGGCGCGCACGGCCTGGAGGTGCTGGAGCACGCCTGGACGCCGCCCCGCCAGGACCTGGCCAGGTCGCAGGCCCTGCTGGAGGCCGGTTGGGAGGGCGAGCAGCCGCCGCCGCTGGAGTCCTGGCGCAACCGCTGGACCCTCGGCCCCCTGCAACTGCGCTACGGCCGCGACGGCCGCTGGTACCCCTTCACCCGGGTCGAGGGGGAGTGGTGGCCCTCCGGCCCGCCGGAGCGCGACCCGGCGGCGCTGGTCAGCGGGTGAGCCGTCGGGCGCGGCGGCGGCAGGCGACGGCCCCTTTACCAGCCGGGGTCGCTGCGGCCTTCGAGGCGGCCGATCGCCTGGCGGCCGGCGTTGCCGCGCAGGCCCACGGCGTAGTGCCAGCCGTCCAGCGCGCCGGGCCTGGTGAAGTCGATGCGGCCCTGGGTGGTGCCCGTCATGATCTGGGACCAGCCCCAGCCACCCCCGCGGTCGACCCAGGTGCTGATCGAGTTGCCGTCGAGGACGAACGCCCAGCGGTCGCCGGGCTCCAGCACCCCCGTGGCGCCGGAGGCGGTGGTGAGCCTGCCGTCGATCCTGATGTCGATGCCGTGCTGGCCCTTGATCCCGGTCCACGCCATGACGTAGTTGCGCTCGTCCTTGACCAGGCCGTTGAACAGGGCGTCCTGCCCCTTCCCGGTGCCGGCCCACCGGTCATGGTCGACGATCACGACAGCCCGGGAGCTCTTCGGCCCGGAGCCGTGGGAGACCAGGCCGTAGTAGGCGCCCGCTCCCTGCGCCTGCAGCGTTCCCGTGCCGAAGGTCAGCTGCGGCGACGCCTCGGTCGCCGACGGCTTGCGGACCGTGTAGGCGGCGCTGGAATCGGTGTCGAAGGTGTCGTCCACGCCGACCTCGGGGTAGGCCTCGGGGGCGAAGGTCACCGTCGTTCTGCTGATCGCCTGGATCGCGTGCCCGTCCCAGCTCGCGGTGGCGGTGAAGTCCGCGGTCTGGCCGGTCAGCACGGTCGATTCCGCCCGTACGGTGAACGCGACGTGACGGGCCTCGCCGGGCTTCAGTGAGCTGATCACGTCCGGCTCGGCGGCGGTCGCGGTCCAGCCCTTAGGGGCCGACAGCCGTACGCGGACGTTCCGCGCCGTCTTGGCGGTGTCGTTGACGACCGAGACGATCGCCGTTCCGGCGCCGGTCGCGGTGGAGATCGCGGCCGGCGCCTGGTACACCGAGAGCCGGGAGTCGACCGCCCGGAAGCGGGGACGCTCCTCGGGCACGGAGACCCGGCCGCTGACCAGCGTGGGCGGTGCGCCGTGGCGGCCCGAGCGGACGCCGAAGACGGACAGCCCGCCGCCGTCGGAGGCGAAGCGCAGCGTGACGGTGTCCTCGTCGCCGAGTTGGCGTGCGGTGATCGGGACGGCGATTCGGTAGCCGTAGCGGTTGCCGAAGTCGGCCACGAGGGAGCCCCGTGATCGACCGGCCAGCGCCGTCGGACCGTGGGGATCGTCGGGCAGCTCGATCGCCGGCAGCGCGGTGCCGTTGACCGACACGGTGAGGCGGGTGGGGTAGCGGCGCGCGGTGGTCACGTTGTTGGGGTCGTACCAGCCGCGGGGCTGGGCGGCCGCGAGCTCCGCGATCAGGGTGGCTCCGCGCGCCCGGCCCGTGCGGACCTCCTCGGGCAACTGGACCTCGTACTCGAAGTGGCCGCGGCCGTAACCGGTGACCCAGTCGGACCCGCCGGTGGTCCTGGCCTGGGCTCCGCCGGTCCATTCCTGCGCGGTCACCGCGCCGGGGGAGAAACCGCCGTCGGGGGCGGGGGTGTCGAAGCTCAGGTAGTTCTCGGCGACGGTCCGGCCGCCGGTGTCGAGCCAGATCCACACGTAACCGTTGCGCAGCTTGGCCGGCGCGGTGACCGACACGGTGCCGGCGTCGGTCACGGTGTAGCGTTCCGGGGCGAACGGCCGCGAACCGCCGCCGCCCGCGTCGGCGACCCACCGGCCTTCGTCGTCGTAGCCGCCGATCCTCCACCGGAGCGTGGCCCGGGACAGGTCGGTGTCACCGAAGTGGCTGACCTTGACCGGCACCTCGATCGCGCCGCCGCGTTCGACGGTCCGCGCCGCCGTACCCATCAGCGAGATCGCGTCGTCCCCCTGGAACAGGTCTATGCCGCGCGGCCTGCCGTGATGGTCCATGAACTCCGGCAGGTTCGGCTGCCGGTCGAACGTGACCGGGCTCTGCACCTCCTGCTCGGTCTCGGCGAGCTGGACGCCGACGTACCCGTTGAGCTTGGGATAGGCACGGAACAGGCCGAACGTGTGCGGCACCTGCCCGGACCTGATGGCGAACTCGGAGTTCAGCCACGGCTGCCCGCTCTGGGCGCCGTCGTTGAAGTTCCAGGTGGAACCCGGCTTGACCTGGGCGTCGAACCCGTCCAGCA
This region includes:
- a CDS encoding sugar-binding domain-containing protein; this translates as MTLRRTFAVAVLTAGTLLAATAPALAVPPPPATPAEGRTIEVSGRVVDARSGAPIEGASVHASRSDVFATTAENGTFVLSGVPESSALVVAGKEGYAFASTTAAGSVTLELARDTDPARQEYPRPDADRRPFTGDTWLSLNGTWSFDFDPGNAGERERWYAPGHVFGKAIRVPFAYQSLAAWGEEELATKEIFRSAFAGYRGTVWYQRSFTVPRDFPEQQVRLRVGAADWGAAVWLDGEPVLPYTGDGFTEISAGLGALAPGSTHTVTIRVVAPPTTPESPYPMGKQTGEPNGADTGWFSDVGGIWQPVWIEPYAGARLTDTRVTPELTFEGDARTPSVAAARIDVAADGGQRATVQVRSPDGKVVGSADVPLEDGRGTARIPIARPRLWEPDDPALYTADFRLGHDDGVRTTFGLRTIERKWAPGHQNEYQYVYLNNRPVYLRGVLDQGYNPWGLYTYTGVTAGPDLRTGTENEPGRGSILLDLKNAKKLGFNVIRNHLKVNEPAYYHWADRLGLMIWYDMPNAGWHSLGAEAERLFEGLLRATLKRDHNHPSIVIWTIFNEAWGLGKEPWQQPIPAEAFPYVRRMVGVARDADPSRLIVDNSACCQNGHLDTDLNDFHYYLAGYDEWKKLLDGFDAQVKPGSTWNFNDGAQSGQPWLNSEFAIRSGQVPHTFGLFRAYPKLNGYVGVQLAETEQEVQSPVTFDRQPNLPEFMDHHGRPRGIDLFQGDDAISLMGTAARTVERGGAIEVPVKVSHFGDTDLSRATLRWRIGGYDDEGRWVADAGGGGSRPFAPERYTVTDAGTVSVTAPAKLRNGYVWIWLDTGGRTVAENYLSFDTPAPDGGFSPGAVTAQEWTGGAQARTTGGSDWVTGYGRGHFEYEVQLPEEVRTGRARGATLIAELAAAQPRGWYDPNNVTTARRYPTRLTVSVNGTALPAIELPDDPHGPTALAGRSRGSLVADFGNRYGYRIAVPITARQLGDEDTVTLRFASDGGGLSVFGVRSGRHGAPPTLVSGRVSVPEERPRFRAVDSRLSVYQAPAAISTATGAGTAIVSVVNDTAKTARNVRVRLSAPKGWTATAAEPDVISSLKPGEARHVAFTVRAESTVLTGQTADFTATASWDGHAIQAISRTTVTFAPEAYPEVGVDDTFDTDSSAAYTVRKPSATEASPQLTFGTGTLQAQGAGAYYGLVSHGSGPKSSRAVVIVDHDRWAGTGKGQDALFNGLVKDERNYVMAWTGIKGQHGIDIRIDGRLTTASGATGVLEPGDRWAFVLDGNSISTWVDRGGGWGWSQIMTGTTQGRIDFTRPGALDGWHYAVGLRGNAGRQAIGRLEGRSDPGW